The following coding sequences lie in one Cloeon dipterum chromosome 1, ieCloDipt1.1, whole genome shotgun sequence genomic window:
- the LOC135948482 gene encoding abscission/NoCut checkpoint regulator, producing MSCSTCSAKFGFLKKELGCPGCGFSCCSKCLKFEIDGVTSHVCKNCHDKSQKKGQFRPPPDAFLKRLARLETLEDPSRPPVTIYAHQTPPALQNLTQATKNDDVPSEIELRGRLQKLRKRLTAAPSVEEIEVRLARLQGMHHNPKHHSFDVSSMTKKSDEEQTRDLVKQMEEEAALRKSYESAWQADVEARLAKLKGEAAAAAEGQAGPSEEAPKDPESLLKQICSEAGKGGTDKMEVDDEESEIDIINKVVAEIALDEKYLIEDLDASDDELVSDSVTEELPWCTICNEDATLRCPGCAGDLFCKECFKKCHDVCDMREHQPVKYKPPSVEDLI from the exons ATGTCGTGCTCGACATGCTCTGCCAAGTTTGGCTTCTTGAAAAAAGAG TTGGGCTGCCCTGGCTGTGGTTTCTCCTGCTGCAGCAAATGCttgaagtttgaaattgaCGGCGTGACTTCACATGTCTGCAAGAATTGCCATGACAAGTCGCAAAAGAAAGGACAATTTCGTCCACCGCCGGACGCGTTTCTGAA GCGTCTTGCGCGTCTTGAAACTCTTGAGGACCCGAGCCGACCTCCAGTCACGATTTATGCCCATCAAACACCGCCCGCGCTGCAAAACTTGACCCAAGCCACCAAAAATGATGACGTTCCGTCCGAAATTGAACTGCGAGGCCGTCTGCAGAAGCTGAGGAAGAGACTGACAGCGGCCCCGTCGGTGGAGGAAATCGAAGTGCGCCTCGCTAGACTGCAGGGCATGCATCACAATCCTAAACACCACTCATTCG ATGTGTCGTCAATGACAAAGAAGAGTGACGAGGAGCAGACCAGAGATTTGGTCAAGCAGATGGAGGAAGAGGCTGCTTTGAGGAAGAGCTATGAGTCGGCCTGGCAAGCTGATGTTGAGGCTCGCTTGGCTAAATTGAAGGGAgaggctgccgctgctgccgagGGACAGGCTGGTCCTTCAGAGGAAGCACCGAAAGATCCAGAATCACTCCTCAAGCAAATTTGCTCTGAAGCTGGAAAAGGAGGCACTGATAAAATGGAAGTCGACGATGAAGAGTCTGAAATTGACATTATCAACAAG gttGTTGCCGAGATTGCTCTGGacgaaaaatatctaattgaAGACTTAGACGCTTCTGATGATGAACTTGTCAGCGATTCAGTCACG GAGGAACTGCCCTGGTGCACCATTTGCAATGAAGACGCCACCCTGCGTTGTCCGGGCTGTGCTGGAGATTTGTTCTGCAAAGAGTGCTTCAAGAAATGCCACGATGTTTGCGACATGCGCGAACACCAGCCAGTCAAATACAAGCCTCCTAGTGTTGAAGACCTCATTTGA